The genomic stretch ACAGAGTAGTCGTGACGATTGAAGAAGGCGCAACCGGCGGCTTCGGGGCGCTGGTTCTTCACCATCTGGCTGATACTGGACTTCTGGATGGCCGGTGCGCAATCCGTAGCATGACTTTGCCGGATAGCTTTATTGCACAGGGGTCGCCGGAGGAAATGTATGAGGAAGCCGGTCTGAATGCCCATCAGATTGCAGGTTTCGTCCGCGAGGTCTGGGAAAAAACGAAACAACGAAGCACAGGCGAGACCGCAGAAGAACGAGTTTGACATCTTTCCATAGAAGAAGGGCAAAATCATCACCAAAGGGTTGCTGCACTGCACCTAAAACAGAATTCGTCAATATTAGACTACAATCTGTTTGGCGCAGCTTCTCTGATGCGGTAGCTTAAGCCGTCGGAGGAGCCAGACGATCAAGGCCTGTTACCGGGAGGGGGAAATGGCCAGCAATGATTCCGAGGGGCCGCCGGACGAAAGGGGACAATCGATCCCCGGCATGCCGCAAAACAGCCCTTCCACACAACCTCGCGCAGACGCGCACTTGAACAACCGTGACCACCAGATCCTGGAACAGGCCATCCGTGGCCGCGTTTCACGCATGGTTGGTGCCGGCCACCCTGAACTGACCGCGCGACCAGACGCCAAGGATATTCCCGAGGAATTTGATCTGCGACTGCATCCCGAATTGGACCCCGTGGCACGTCAGATGCCTGGTACCGAAAAAGCGACGCGCTATCGCGCGGCTTTGATCCGATCCTTGATTGACGCCGATCCCCGCAGCCACCGAGACCTGATGGAGGAATTGCAGCGAAGCGATGTCCCCATGCAAACGCTCGCAATCCAGCTTTTCGCACCCGTCGCGGCGAGACTCGGTAACCTCTGGTGCACCGACGAAGCGGATTTCATGCAGATCGCCGTCGCCTCCACTCGACTGGGGATGATCATCAACCACCTGTCACACACCAGTGCCAAACTGGTGAAGGAACGCAGGCCTGATCGGCGCCTTCTGCTTGCCCGAACCCGAGGCACCATGCACACCATTGGCGTATCCATCGTCGCCACCTGCTTCCGGGATATGGGGTGGGAAGTTGACGGCGGCGTCGAGCTTGAGGTCGATGACAGCCTTTATGAAAAGCTGCTCAAGGCTCGCTACCAACTGCTTGGCATATCGGTTGGGCAGGTTTCCGATGCGACGCAATGCTCTGACGCAATCCGTCGGATCCATGCAAGTCCAATGACAAGACGAACCAAGGTTGCAATCGGTGGACCGGCAGTAAGATTGCAGCCAGAAACTTTCAAAAGCCTCGGAGCCGACATTGTCGCGCAATCGGCGCTGGAAGTCATGCAGATGGCTGATGCCATGCATTACTGATTGTAGATGGCATCTGGCTGAACGGCCGCTCGTGCAGTTTGGCATCCTTTGGAAGCGGCTTGTATTGCGCCAAGCCTCTTACGCGCCATCTGCGGTGTCCGATTTGCATCGCGTATGGCTTTGGCTTGAAGGATCGGCTGTCTTGGACTGCAACACCTGAGCACATACCTGGCGCATCCGGTGTCGATTGGTCTCTGGTGGTTTCCACGCAAAATTGAGCCATGTAGACATTCCCGCAACACAATGAGCGACGGGAGCGCCGGCGTGATCCCCATGGAACCTTGAACCATCATCCATCGGATGACACCGCGTGCGAAGCAGTCGAGCCGCAAGGTCATACCAAATCTCGATCATAGGGACCTATGGGATCGACATTTGGTATCCGTCTTCGCACCGGACTGTCACCCAAGGCGGTTGGTCAGATGAATCCGAAAGCTGTCAAAAATAGAACGTCGAACAACTCGCTGGTAGGGCAAGTCTTGCACGCCGGATCACGCAACCGGAATCCTGCTGCCACTCCTGTCATGCGCGGGCTTGGCTGCAATTGGGCGAGACATGTGCCATCACGCTGACCATGTGGACGCAGTGTCGCAAGTCATCAGGCGTGACGTCACCAGCTTGCCGCATCAAGCCAGACCACCCGCCTGGCTGATCCAGGGTCGCCTTTTATGGATGCTCCTCAAGGGTTCCCTTGGCGCCTACCGGAACTTGTTCCGGGGAACAAAGTCTGATCGCCCGGCGTCACGTGGATCGCGCACCCAGACGGTTTGGTTGGGGTGGAGACCTGCGCCGCGACGCGCAGGCACGGCCATATGGCGAGCGCGATGCAATAAGCGCGTGTCTGCTATCCCGCACAGCGGATGAACGCCGCCGTTCGCTGCTACGACTTTGTCCCACTCAGCCTTGCGCGAATTCAGAACCGTCGGATCCTCAAGCGCACTGCAGTTGATTTCATTGGTGTTGAGGTCAACAACAATTTCGTCGCCATCTTCGACCAGAGCGATCGGACCACCAACGGCGGCTTCCGG from Peteryoungia desertarenae encodes the following:
- a CDS encoding cobalamin B12-binding domain-containing protein, with product MASNDSEGPPDERGQSIPGMPQNSPSTQPRADAHLNNRDHQILEQAIRGRVSRMVGAGHPELTARPDAKDIPEEFDLRLHPELDPVARQMPGTEKATRYRAALIRSLIDADPRSHRDLMEELQRSDVPMQTLAIQLFAPVAARLGNLWCTDEADFMQIAVASTRLGMIINHLSHTSAKLVKERRPDRRLLLARTRGTMHTIGVSIVATCFRDMGWEVDGGVELEVDDSLYEKLLKARYQLLGISVGQVSDATQCSDAIRRIHASPMTRRTKVAIGGPAVRLQPETFKSLGADIVAQSALEVMQMADAMHY